The DNA region CGTGGTTTCGTACAGAGTTGTCCGGTTTCAAGTGCATTCGCCAGTCAAAAGTGATATGGCCTGTTCTGACAAGTGCTGTGACTGAGTCCTCACGGATGTCGGCAAGCAGATGTGCATCAAGATAGCGCACACGGCGAGAGGACCCATCAAGCACAGATTCCACTGCAACGAGCACCATGTTGGGAGTCTTCTTGGCAAGCGCTCTAACCAACGACTCGGTGGGCTGATATGCCACAACGTCATCTCCGTAGCGGAAGTCAATCCGTTGATTGTCTGCCGAGAGCACTAGACCCCACCCGCGGCTGTTGAACCCGGTGCCGCTCACTGTGCAGTTCAGTCCCAGTCGCCCGGCATCGTCGGTGTGACCGTACCTGAGAATGAAGTCACGCCATGTGATATTCCCAATACGCTTTGGCGATTTGGAAAGGAGGGTTATGGGGGTTGCTGACTCTCTTCGAGTTGTCTTGATTTCGAACTCACCCCAGTCAGGCACAGACAGATTGTTCTCCTGCAGGCCCAACAGTTGCTCCAGCTGTAGTCCAGCCGCTCCATGGCCGTGATGTGCTAGACGATACCAACGGCCACGCAGCTTTGTGAGCTTTGCTTCCAACGCCTCGAGTGTAATAGAGGCAGGGCGTCCCAATGTGCTTCGAGTCCTCCAGATAGATGTTGCATCAGGTCCACTTTGATTTCACTCTCGACGCTGTCGATGTATAGGCTTTAAAGGGATGGTCACTCCCTTCTGACTGAGAACGATGCAGTCTACCCGAAGGATAACGAAGCCCCTTGACATACCATATACACGGACCTGTAGTTGTCCTGAGAAGCACATCAACTGCATGACTGCAAAGGAGTGGATTCAGAGTCAGGTTGCCATATGGGAGTTCTTCTATGAGAAACGCGATCTGAGGGACAAGACCGTCCACCCTGCGGTGTTTCCGATTGCACTCGCAGCCAAGTGCATCAGCCTCTTCACACACGTAGGAGAACTCGTTCTCGACCCCTTTGTTGGAAGTGGCACAACTCTTCTCGCTGCCGAGGACCTGGGACGCAACGCGGTGGGATTCGACCTGAAGAGCGAGTATGTTGACCTGTGTTACTCCAGGCTGGGACAGACGCGACTCGAAGGTGACTCACAACAGATTGCGGTCTGCGATGATGCAAAGAACATACCAGAATACCTGAGAGAGGAGACCGTTGCGCTCGTGTTGACCTCACCACCCTATGCGAACATGCTGAACCGCCGGAGGAAGAACAAGAGCATTAGGGGGGACCTGAGGAACAACGAACACTATCTCACAGTCCAGCAATACTCCAACGACCCACGTGACCTTGGGACAATGGAGCCAAAGAGATACGCAGAAGCACTCGGAGAGATCTACGCTGGGATACTGCCGCTCTTGAGGCCTAAGGCGCACTCTGTGATCAACATAACGGACCTGTGGTGGGAGAACAGCAGAGTCCCGGTCCACATCTACACTGTCGAAGCCATGGAGAGAGTGGGATACGAACTGAGGAACATAATCATATGGGACCGCCGGAACCTAGTGAATAAAGTGGGCATCTTTGGGTGGCCGAGCAACTACATAACGCTTGGAACAACGTTCGAATACATACTCGACTTCTGGAGACCTCCTAAGT from Candidatus Thorarchaeota archaeon includes:
- a CDS encoding site-specific DNA-methyltransferase, translating into MQSTRRITKPLDIPYTRTCSCPEKHINCMTAKEWIQSQVAIWEFFYEKRDLRDKTVHPAVFPIALAAKCISLFTHVGELVLDPFVGSGTTLLAAEDLGRNAVGFDLKSEYVDLCYSRLGQTRLEGDSQQIAVCDDAKNIPEYLREETVALVLTSPPYANMLNRRRKNKSIRGDLRNNEHYLTVQQYSNDPRDLGTMEPKRYAEALGEIYAGILPLLRPKAHSVINITDLWWENSRVPVHIYTVEAMERVGYELRNIIIWDRRNLVNKVGIFGWPSNYITLGTTFEYILDFWRPPK